In the genome of Mycoplasma seminis, one region contains:
- a CDS encoding terminase TerL endonuclease subunit — translation MTLTLNSLLVFDSYWKNVINEVKRWKYEELDEPTQYAYNVAYREQSDPLKILASKMVFYQCARHLLFLYKQKHDPDFNYVFDLTNYKAINSYASKIIIPQTGAPFVFTDFRKFMSGFVFCWVNRNDPSDYLTSEIFDIEARKQWKSSYWAMIALCVSMGLLRDGNPEVYFAGATRESSRIPYEIALNYIWKSPKLAKHYQKANTIRILSKKRGQIKALSFDTAALEGKNPSMVVLTEYHLHKDDTMVNSAMYAKNTSRKNFIVVYDTTKGTKTDSVCYYREQAYKTFLEQQIKNPATLHENANIFLFCAELDEEDYESWDKPELWKKANPGLDITVSLKDLKSEFHQITSNAQEVEFKIKRLGMWVNNASSYFSMFDIMENQRANENIVKPYIENNFKDLQPLLGLDLSSVHDVTGLIVHWEIPQDDGDPIWVFKGQGFLPESNIQRKEDIDHVPYRYWEQKGWMSLTPGEVVDYKIIKNVIKSIKDNNYGIILLYDSWCFNIVKRYLLDENIFSEDQLIAVKQGVWLTPVFKELDRKIRMRKIYIVDDNELIINHLLNVSIKETSNGNYFIKKISQYRRIDLAMAMLNSAAYRYQFNENKEKTSFYELIN, via the coding sequence ATGACTTTAACTTTAAATAGCTTGCTAGTTTTTGATTCGTATTGAAAAAATGTAATTAATGAAGTAAAACGCTGAAAGTACGAAGAATTAGACGAGCCAACCCAGTACGCTTATAATGTAGCATATAGAGAACAAAGCGACCCGCTTAAAATACTAGCTTCAAAAATGGTGTTTTACCAGTGTGCTCGACACTTGCTTTTTCTATATAAACAAAAACACGATCCGGACTTTAATTATGTTTTTGACTTAACTAATTACAAAGCTATAAATTCGTATGCGAGCAAAATAATAATTCCACAAACCGGAGCTCCGTTCGTTTTTACTGACTTTAGAAAGTTTATGTCCGGGTTCGTATTTTGTTGAGTAAATAGAAACGATCCGAGCGATTATTTAACTAGTGAAATTTTTGACATAGAAGCACGTAAGCAGTGAAAAAGCAGTTATTGGGCTATGATCGCACTGTGTGTAAGTATGGGGTTATTAAGAGACGGAAACCCCGAGGTATATTTTGCTGGTGCTACAAGAGAATCCAGCCGGATACCTTATGAAATAGCGCTGAACTACATATGAAAGAGTCCCAAACTTGCTAAACATTATCAAAAAGCAAATACCATTAGAATATTAAGCAAGAAAAGGGGACAAATTAAGGCACTGAGTTTTGATACAGCAGCGCTCGAAGGAAAGAACCCATCAATGGTAGTGCTGACCGAGTACCACCTACACAAGGATGACACTATGGTAAATAGTGCTATGTATGCTAAAAACACCAGCCGTAAAAATTTTATTGTGGTGTATGATACAACTAAAGGGACAAAGACGGACTCCGTGTGCTACTATAGAGAACAAGCTTATAAAACATTCCTAGAGCAACAAATTAAGAATCCAGCAACATTACATGAAAACGCTAATATTTTTCTATTTTGTGCGGAGCTAGACGAAGAAGACTACGAAAGCTGGGATAAGCCCGAATTATGAAAAAAAGCCAATCCGGGACTAGATATCACCGTAAGCCTTAAAGACTTAAAAAGCGAGTTCCACCAAATAACCAGCAACGCCCAAGAGGTGGAGTTTAAAATTAAACGTCTCGGAATGTGAGTAAATAATGCATCCAGCTATTTTAGTATGTTCGATATCATGGAGAACCAAAGAGCAAATGAGAATATTGTAAAACCATACATAGAAAACAATTTCAAAGACTTACAACCACTACTGGGGCTGGACTTATCAAGTGTGCACGACGTGACCGGGCTTATAGTACATTGAGAAATACCACAAGACGACGGAGACCCGATCTGAGTTTTCAAGGGACAGGGCTTTTTACCCGAGAGCAATATACAACGCAAGGAAGACATCGATCATGTGCCTTACCGCTATTGAGAGCAAAAAGGCTGAATGAGTTTAACACCTGGTGAAGTGGTAGACTATAAGATAATAAAAAATGTTATTAAAAGCATAAAAGATAATAATTACGGTATAATATTGTTATATGATAGCTGGTGCTTCAATATTGTAAAAAGGTACTTACTGGACGAGAATATTTTTAGCGAAGACCAGCTTATAGCGGTTAAACAAGGGGTGTGACTTACGCCGGTATTTAAAGAGCTGGACCGTAAGATAAGAATGCGGAAAATTTACATCGTGGACGATAATGAGCTAATTATTAACCACCTGTTAAATGTAAGTATAAAAGAAACGAGCAATGGGAACTATTTTATTAAGAAAATAAGCCAGTACCGGAGAATAGACCTAGCAATGGCTATGCTAAATAGCGCTGCGTATAGATATCAATTTAACGAAAACAAAGAAAAAACCAGTTTCTATGAATTGATTAATTAA